GCCGGGGCGCACGTGTATGTGCAGAAACCCATCAGCGTTGACGTAATGGAAGGCGAAGCGATGGTTGCGGCTGCCCGAAAATACAACAAAGTGGTGCAGGTCGGTACGCAGCGCAAAAGCACTCCGCACCTGATCGACGCCAAAAAGAACATTGTCGATGCGGGGTTGCTGGGCAAAGTCTCGCACGTTGAGATGTGCTGTTATTTCCACATGCGGGCCAACGGCAATCCGCCGACCGAACCGGTTCCGGCGTTCCTGGATTACGAAATGTGGACCGGCCCGGCCCCGCTGCGGCCCTACGACGGGTTGCCGCACATCCGCTGGTGGCGCACTTTCAAGGAATACGGCAACGGAATTATGGGCGATATGTGCATTCACATGTTCGATACCGTGCGCTGGATGCTTAAACTCGGCTGGCCGCAGCGCATCAGTTCCGAAGGCGGTATTTACGTGCAGAAAGAAGGGAAATCCAACATTTCCGATACGCAGTCGGCGGTTTTTGAATACCCCGAACTGAACTGCGTCTGGCAGCACCGTACCTGGGGAACGCCCAACAACCCGGAGTATCCGTGGTCGTTTACGCTCTACGGTGATAAGGGAACGCTCTGGGCCAGCACAATGGCCTACGACTTCATTCCGCAGGGCAAAGGCGAGAAAATTCACAAGGATGTGGTCTACGAAAAAGAAAAATACCCGGAAGACAACACCGAAGAACGCATCGAACTGAACGCAGCCCCGGCCACGCGCCTGCACATGCTCGATTTTCTGGCCGCCATCGAGAAAAACAGCCGCCCGGTTGCCGACATTGAGCAGGGTCACATCTCAACGGCGAGCTGCATATTGGCCAACCTTTCCATGGAACTCAAGCGGCCGATGGTCTACGACCCGCAGAAACGCGAGGTCGTTGGCGACAAGGAAGCCACCGCGAAACTGGCCCGCGAATACCGCAAACCCTGGGTTCACCCTGATCCGAAGAAAGTATAGATGGATCGGAGAACATTCGTGCGCATCGGAACGGTTTCGCTGAGCGGTCTGCCCACCTTGACAACGCTCAGCCTGGCCCGTTCCTTTGCCCCCAAAGCCAAGCCCGGCTGGCTGGTGGAGGTGATCAAGGCCAACGATGAGCAGATCGGACAAGTCCGGGCGTACCGGGTCAAGGAGTCCGGCCACCCGGCGTTTGGCGGAGTAAAAGACGGCGAAGATATCCCGAACGCTCAATCGACCGGCGATTTTGTCCGGCGGTGCGCCTGTGCCATTTCCTGCCCCGAATCGTCGTATTACCGCTCGAAAGAACTGCTCAACGAAACGGCGCTGGCGGTGCAGTATTTGCTCAAGATTCAGCATTCGGACGGCACCATTGACCTGCCATCGACCAATTTTCATTCGACGCCGGATACTGGTTTTCTCGTCAAGCGGTTATCGACGGCGTATAGCCTGCTGAACCGCTCCGGAACGCCGGGGCTGGAGACAGTTTTGCCCAACCTCAAAACGTTTCTGCAACGGGCGGGCGAGGCCCTGACGGTGGGCGGTATTCACACCCCGAATCACCGCTGGGTGGTGTCGGCGGCCCTGACGAAACTGAATGCGCTCTGGCCCGACAAGCGCTACGTAAACCGCGTTGAACAGTGGCTGGGCGAACACATTGACATGGATGAGGACGGGCAGTACAACGAGCGGAGCACGCTGATCTACTCGCCCCTGACCGACCGCCTGCTGATCACGATTGCGCGGGGAATGAACAAGCCCGAACTGCTGGAGTTTGTGCGCCGAAACCTGGCCATGACGCTCTACTACATTCACCCGAACGGGGAGGTGGTTTCGGAAGCGTCCGGGCGGCAGGACAAAGCCGGCATCGGTACGCTGGAGGGCTACTACTACCCGGCGCGCTACATGGCTTTGCGGGACCAGAACGGCGAGTTGGCCGCGCTGTGCCGGCAGATCGAGAAAACCGTTCTGCTCAAGGGCGTTTACTTTCTCGATTATTACCTGGACGATTCGGCCCTCTGGAACGAGCTGCCGCCGAGCAAACCGTTGCCGACTCATTACGTCAAATCGTATCCGCATTCGGGCCTGGTCCGGATTCGGCGCGGCAACTGGGACAGTACCATTCTGAAAGCTAACCCGGTCTGGATGACGTTTTCGAAGGGCGAAGCCGTGTTGCAGGGCGTTCGGCTGTCGGCTTCGTTTTTCGGGAAAGGGCAATTTCAGACGGACAAAATCGAGCAGCAGGAAAATGGCTGGGTGTTGACGCAGTCGCTGTCCGGGCCGTATTACCAGCCGATTGCCCGCAACGAAATTGATCCGGCGGGCGATTGGGAGAAAATGCCCCAGTCGAAGCGGAAGCAAACCGAAATTCAGCAATACGAAGCCAAGGTGATCATTCGCGAAACCAGCAGTGGGATGGAGGCTCAGATTGAGATCACCGGAACTGATAACGTGCCGGTGTCGCTGGAACTGATTTTCCGTCCGGGCGGTACGCTGGCGGGGGTAACCAAACATCCCACCCGCGCCAACGCCCACCTGTTGAGTGGGGAATCCGGTTCCTACACGGCCGGGAAAGATACCATCACGTTTGGGCCGGGAAAGGCGCTGCACAAAGGCGTCGTGCTGCGGGGCGCCCTGCCGCCGATGGATTCCCCGACGGTCTACCTGACCGGTTTTACACCCTTTCGACACACCATCCGGCTTTCGTAAGGCATTGAGTCTGGTCTAGCCCCGGATTACATCCGGGGTTATTCCGACTCAATGCCGGCGGGTGGTGGATTTTCCAGACTTACCGCAGTTCTTCCAGCATCAGGTCTTTGTAGTAAACCAGCGCTTTTCCCCCGCCGTGAATCTGCAGACCGATCAGCCCCGATTGCGGAATGGTTTGGTCCGGTTCGGTGTAATCGACGGTTTGTTTGCCGTTGAGGTACAGCCGGATGCGCCGGTTTTCGGCCCGGACTTCGTAATCATTCCAGTCGTTGCGCTTCAGGATTTTGGCGATCAGGGCCGAATCGGGCTTGATCAGGGTTTTGTTCCGGCGTGATTCGTCGTACAGACTGGCCCAGTATCCGTCGCCCAGATCGGCCTGATAGCCAATCATTTCGTGAGCGGGGTTGGTGAGTCGCTTGCTCCGGAACTGAACGCCGGTGTTTACAAAACCGTCGGTTCCGAGCAGCTTGAATTTGACGCGCAACACAAAGTTGGCATATTCGCGCGTCGTACACAGAAAGTCGTTTTTCGGTACGGTTTCGGTCAGGGAGCCACCCACCAGCGCGCCGTCTTCGATACGCCAGGTTTTCAGCGTGTCGCCCTCCCAGCCGCGGAACGTCTTGCCGTCGAAAAGCGGAACCGCTTTCTGCGGAGACCGTGCCATAAAACCCGTCAGCATAACTCCGCCGAGAAGGGTGCAGAAAAGAGAAAATCGCATAAGTAAAGAGTTAGGAATCGGTTACGTAATGGGTAGCGGCTGGGGCGCTGGCTTCAATGCGGACACAGATTTTGGCCCATTTCTTCCGGGGAGGGCTTGGAGGAGTCGATGCCGCCCGCGGGAACCTCGGCTTTGGCCACCCAGCTGATGGCATTCAGAACCAGCTTCCGGACGTTGTCGTCGGCCCAGACGCGGTGGTAATGCCCGCCGGTGATGCCAAACCCCCGACCGCCGTCGGGCCGCTCCCGGCACCAGGCCATGTGCTGGGGTTGTCCTGCTTCGGCCCGGACGGCCGGATTGCCTTCGTGCGGACCGTCTTTCCGCTCCAATGTGGAAGCGGGCGGAACCGTGGTCAGGATGGGCGTTACGCCCTCCATATTCTTCCGGAAACGCATGTGGTAATACCATTCGTCGTTGGTCGCAAACGGCTTTACGCCGGTGGTGATGGCGTGTTTGGGCAGACTCCGGTACTCGGCGTTCCAGACCGGATTGACCGACCAGTAGGTTTCAAAATAACCGCCGATCCAGTCCAGAAAATAATTGCCTGCCATTCCCTTGGGAACTTCAACGGCGTAGTGAATGCAGACCAGTCCGACGCCTTTTTTCATCAGGTCATTCATCGACTCAAGGTGCTTGAGAACCATGTGGCTATCCCCGCCATCGCCGTAAATGACCACGGCCGCGGCCTGATCGAACGCGTTCCGGGTGGTGGGCCAGCCCGCAAAAACTTCGGTTTCTAAGGCCGGAACGGCTTGTTTAAGCCGTTTGGCCAGCAACATACAGCCCGCTTTGTGCTCATGTTCGCCCGCTCCGTGGCTGCATCCTCCCGCAATGAACACCACCCGTTTTTTGGCCGGTGCCGGGGCGGCATGGACCCCGTCGGACCGTACCGTGCAGGCCGGGAAAAAAGTCGTCAGCAGGCTTCCAAGACTTAACAGACCAACGATAGAAAGAGATAGAAACGGGCGCATGGTGTTTTTCGGATTGGGATTATAAGTAAAAGAAACCGGCGGCTCGTAACTACTAATGAGTCAGCCTCCGATGAATTTCTATTCATAACGACGAAAAACCGTCTTTGGCAACCGTATACAAACATTCTTTAGCGAATGGCGTGGTATTTGTGCAGTATTTTCTAGTTAGAATTGCTCATTAATTCGGATTGACTCTTTTCCCTACGCATTAAATGAAAAAGTCAGTATTGGTTGTCGAAGACCAGTCTTCGCAACGGAAAATAATAGTTGATGCGCTGCAAAAGGCCGGTTATTCCGTTTTCCAGGCCGCTGATGTGCAGCAGGCCATTCAACTCCTGCAACAGCACAAGCCCGACGTTCTGGTAGCCGATATGCACTTACCCAGCGGGGATGGGGGAGAGGTGATTCGGGAAGCCCGGAAGCTTCCGGGGCCCTCCATTGCGATCGTGGCCGTTTCCATCGACCTGGCTATTCTAAATCAGAATCTGACGGCTACCTATGCCGCGGATGCTTATTTATCGAAACCGTTTCATCCGCGCGAGTTGCTCAAGATCGTGGAAGAACTGGTTGGAATCCAGCTCTGATAACCGGCCGCTGTTGAGGAAATAGCTGGCTTACGTATGTACTTTATAATTTGCCCCGTTCAATTCACGTTTGTTCTATACCGGGCTCGCTAACTAATGGAAACGTCGATTCAATACGCTATGTCCGGCTCTCAGGCTCATTCTTTGTCCAATCCCAGGTGGAGTAAACACGTTCAGGAATCGTTTGATCTTTATCACGAACTGGATGTGTTGAGGGATAAAATTCAGGACCCGGATACGGCCCAGGAAGTGGATGACTGTCTGCAACACTTATTGTTTACATTGAATGCCGTGTTTATTGACATGGGAAAGGCACCGGGTCCGGCTGATCCGGAAGCCCTGAGCGAATTCATGCGGCAGATTTCCCGGCGCTTGCAGGCCGAAAACCGTTTGGCGAAAGAACTGCTCGAGCGGGTGCGCAGTGCGGAAAATAATCTGCTGACGGAGTAAATTCCCGGGTGCCAACTTGGAAACGAATCGTTCTCCCATCGAACCACTTTCGTACCTTTGTCAGGACTTAACTTCCTGACCCATGACTCGTTCCTGCATTTGCGTACTCCTGGCCTTCCGGCTGGCGGCTCAGCTTGCTATGGCGCAGTGGCAACCCGCGCCTTGGCCCGTTTTGAAGCACTACGACAAAGACCACCTCTACAATATTGCCCTGCCGCTGGGCGGTATCGGCACCGGCACGGTTTCGCTGGGTGGCCGGGGCGAACTGCGCGACTGGGAGATCATGAACAAACCCGCCAAGGGGTTCAGTACCGTGACGGTTGGGAACAACGCGCCGTTTTTTGCTATCAACGTCCGGCCCGTCAACGGGAAACCAATGACCAAGGCCCTGCTGGGCCCGCTCGACCCCGCTGAATACCTCCACTACGAAGGCCGACCGGTCAATCAGCACGGCTTTCCGCGTTTTACCGATGCGTCGTTCGAGGCCGCTTACCCGCTGGGGCAGGTGAATCTGTCGGACCCGAAAATGCCGGTGCGGGTAAGAATCAAGGGTTTTAACCCGTTCGTGCCGGGCGACGCCGACGCGAGCGGTATTCCGATGGCCGTGCTGGCGTACGAAGTAACCAATACCGGCCGGGAGCCGCTGACGGTATCGGTTTGCGGATCGATGCGCAATTTTATTGGGAAAGACGGCAGCCAAAGCCGCAAGGACTGGAAAGGGGATGTGATTCCACTAGGCGCAAAAAAAAACCAAAACCGGTACCGGGCGGGTGATGGTTTCCGGGGAATCTATATGTTCTCCGACAGCGTTGATCGGCAGGATCCGGCCTGGGGGACCCTTGCCCTGACAACCAACAGCCCGTCCGGCGTGAGCTACCGCACGTCCTCACGCTCCAACGACTGGGAAAACGCCATGCTCGATTTCTGGGACGATTTCAGCGCCGACGGCCAGCTGACGGAACAAGACAAACTGGTGGACGACGACCCGCTGGCGTCGCTGGCCGTACAGAAAACCATTGCGCCGGGGCAGACTCAGACCTATTCGTTTTTCATTACCTGGAGTTTTCCGAACCGCCCGGCCTGGTCGTCGTTTTCGTTGCAGCCGGGGCAACACACCGTCGGTAATTATTACGCAACCCAATACGCCAACGCCTGGGAGGTAATGACGAAGACGCTCCCGCGATTACCGGCGCTAGAGCAGAAAACGCTTCAGTTTGTGAACGCCTTTCTGGCAAGCACCTACCCGGATGTGATCAAGGAAGCGGCTTTGTTCAATCTGGCGACGCTGCGTTCGCAAACGGTTTTCCGGATTCCAAGCGGGCACCTGATGGGGTGGGAGGGCATTTTTGATGAGAACGGGTCCTGCTTCGGCTCGTGTACGCACGTCTGGAATTACGAACAGGCCACGGCGTTTCTGTTCGCGGACTTGTCGCAGTCGATGCGCGACATTGAATTTAATCACGCAACCAGCAACACCGGCAAGATGAGCTTTCGGGTGATGCTGCCGCTGTCGAAAGCGCAGGACTGGAACAACGCGGCCGCCGACGGGCAGATGGGAACGGTTTTGAAATTGTACCGCGACTGGCACCTGTCGGGCAATCCGGAGTTTCTGCGGAGAAATTGGGAGCCGGTTAAACGGGTGATGAGCTACGCCTGGATTCCGGGCGGTTGGGACGGAAACCAGGATGGGGTGATGGAAGGCCGGCAGCATAACACGATGGACGTGGATTATTTCGGACCCAATCCGCAGATGGGCTTCTGGTACCTGGGCGCGCTGAAGGCCACCGCCGAAATGGCAACGGCCATGAAGGACAAGGCGCTGGCCCAGAAGTGCCTGGACCTGTACCGGAAAGGCAGCGCCTGGATGGATCAGCATCTGTTCAACGGGGAATATTACGAACACAAAATCACCGACCCGAAAACGTTTGCCTTTCTGGATTGGGAAAACAACCCGAACGTGGCCGTACCGGATTATCAGTTGGGAAAAGGCTGTCTGGTGGATCAGTTGGTTGGGCAGATGATGGCGCACATGCTGGGGCTGGGCTACCTGGCCAAACCGGAAAACATTCAGAAAACGCTGCAAAGCGTGATGAAATACAATTACCTGGACAACTTCTCCGATCATTTTAACAACATGCGGTCCTACGTCATGGGCGACGAAGCGGGCCTGCTGATGGCGAGCTGGCCGAAGGGACGTTTGAAGGTGCCGTTTCCGTATTTTGCCGAATCCATGACCGGTTTTGAATACACAGCCGCCGTCGGAATGCTCTACGAAGGCCAGACCGAAAATGCGCTCAAATGCTTGAAAAGCATCCGTGACCGCTTCGATGGCCGCAAACGTAATCCGTTCAACGAACCCGAGTGCGGCCATCACTACGCCCGCTCGATGACCAGCTGGAATGCCGTGCTGGCCTGGAGTGGGTTTCGGTATTCGGGCGTCACGGAATCAATGGCATTGACTTCCCGACCGGGTACGTACTTCTGGTCAAACGGGTCGGCCTGGGGAACGTGCACGGTTGCCCCGGAGGGCGCCGTAAACCGGGTGTCGCTCACGGTTCTGAACGGCAAAATCCGGCTTCGTCAGGTCGAACTTCAGGGGGGTGGAACGCAGCGGTTTAAGCAGGCCCAGGAAGTGGGCGAGGGCGGCAAATTGGATTTTAAAGTGTTGTAACCGGGGGTCGGAAGCGCCATTTATTCATTATTCATTGTTCAATAGCTATTTAACTCCTAACTTGCCGACTACGTTACCACCAATCAGTCAAACCCTTGATTATTGAAACACGCGCCTACGCCCGCGCCGGGCTGCTGGGTAATCCATCCGACGGTTTTTTCGGCAAAACGATTTCAATCTCCGTTCGAAATTTTGGTGCATCAATCTCGCTGTACGAGTCGCCGGAACTGAACATTGAGCCCCAACCGCAGGACACCAACTCGTTTCGGAGCATTTATCACCTGCGTGACGCCGTGGCTTCGCTGGGCTACCACGGCGGAATACCGCTCATCAAAGCCGCCCTCAAACGGTTCTGCGAATACTGCGACCAGCACGGTATTCGGCTTCCGAACCGGAACTTTACCATCCGCTACAGCACGTCCATACCGCGTCAGGTGGGCCTTTCGGGCTCCAGCGCCATTGTGGTGGCCACGTTCCGGGCGTTGATGAAGTTCTACCAGATCGACATTCCGCTGCCGCAGCTGCCTACGCTGGTGCTGAAAACCGAGTCGGAAGAGCTGGGCATTACGGCGGGCTTGCAGGACCGGGTGATTCAGTGCTACGAAGGTTGCGTTTACATGAACTTCGACCGCGAGCAGATCGAACGGTGCGGCCACGGCATCTACGAACCCGTTGACCCCCGGCTGCTGCCCAAATTGTACATTGCCTACAAAACTTCACTGGGCAAACAGTCGGGCCGGATTCACAACGATGTGCGTTCGCGCTGGGACAAAGGGGAGGAGCTGGTCGTCAGGACGTTGCAGGAGATTGCCGACGTAGCCCGCCAGGGCCGCGAAGCGCTGCTGAACAACGACACCAGTGAATTACACGCCCTGGTCAACCAGAACTTCGACCTGCGCACCCGGATTTACAACATCAGCGAAAGCAACCTGGAAATGATCTCGGCCGCCCGTCGCATCGGCGCATCAGCTTCCTTTGCCGGGTCGGGCGGGGCCATTGTCGGCACCTACAAAGACGACGACATGCTCAACCGTCTGTTCGTCGAAATGAAGCAGCTCAACGCCCGCGTTATCAAACCGTACGTGGTTTAATTGCAAAGGAGTGAGTGAATAAGATCGAAGATCAGGCTTCACTCATTCGCTCATTCACTCATTAAAAATTATGATCAAGAAAGCCGTAATTCCCGCTGCCGGTCTGGGAACCCGTTTTTTGCCGGCCACCAAAGCGCAACCCAAAGAAATGCTGCCGATCATCGACATGCCCACCATTCAGTACGTGGTGCAGGAAGCCGTCGATTCGGGTATTGAAGATATTTTGATTATCACCGGCAAAGGCAAACGCTCCATCGAAGACCACTTCGACCGGAACTACGAACTCGAAACCCGACTCGAAGAAAAGGAAGACGAAGCGCTCCTGCTCGAGATGCGCCGGTTATCGGACATGGCCGATATTCATTTTGTGCGTCAGAAAGAACTGAATGGGTTGGGAGATGCCATTTATTACGCGCGGCACCACGTTGGCAATGAGCCGTTTGCGGTTTTGCTGGGCGATACCATCATGGATTCGGTGATACCGGTAACGCAGCAGTTAATCGATACGTATGATCAATACCGCGGCACGGTTATCGCCGTGGAAGAGGTTCCGACCGACAAGGTAAATCGGTACGGTATTGTTGGCGGCACAACGCTGAGTGACAGCATTATGGAGCTAAATAATCTGGTTGAAAAACCCGCCATCGACGCGGCTCCCTCCAACCTGGCCATTGCCGGTCGGTATATTCTGACGCCCGATATTTTTGCCGCCATCGAACAGACGCCCAAAGGCAAAAACAACGAGATTCAGCTGACGGACGCCATGTTGCTGCTGCTTAAGCGGGAAAACATTTATTCGCACCGCATTGAGGGCAAACGGCATGACATTGGTAACAAGCTGGACTTCCTGAAAACCACGGTTGAATTTGCTCTGAAACGTAAGGAGTTTTCCGCCCCATTCCTGAAGTTTTTAAAAGAAATCGTCGCCGAGCATTCCTGAGCCGCGCCCAAGTCTTTTTAGAACAAAAGCCCGTCAGCTGGATCCTGACGGGCTTTATTGTTAGAAGAAATTAGTTACCTGAAGAAGTTTAATCGACTCAAAGCCATTGACGTGCGTGTTACCAGCTGGTCCAACCGCCATCGACGGCGATAGTCTGCCCGGTCACGTAGGAAGCGGCTTCGGAGAGCAGAAAGGCAACGGTTCCGGCAATTTCCGGCGACTGGCCAACGCGCCCCAGCGGGGTTTTCCGGGCCAGCCGCTCCACAAATTCCGGTTCGTTTTGCTGCACCGCCGGGTTGGGAAACGGGCCGGGCGAAATGCAGTTGCAGCGCACACCCTGCCGCCCCCAGTGCACGGCCAGGTAGCGGGTCATCTGAATGATACCGGCTTTGCCGACGCCGTACTCAATCGGATTCTTGTTCATGGGGGCTTCATAGGCGGCCGGGTCGGGCGAAACCGATCCGTACATGCTGGAAAACAGCACCAGACTCCCCCGACCCAACTGGGCCATTTCCTGCCCCACCTGCCGGGCCAGCAGGAAAGTGGCCGTCAGTCCGCCGTGGTTTACCTCATCAAAATCCTGCTCTGTGAGTTCCTCCAGCTTTTTTCCGGTCGAAGCAAAGGCCAGATTGACCAGGCCGTGCGGAACGCCCCGCGTCGCCAGCTGTTCGCTCACGAAGGACTGGATGGCCGTGCCCTGCCGAATGTCGAGCGTAGCGGGGGTAACCTGGGAGGTCAGTTTAGACGCATTGACAAACGCGCCCGCCCGGTCTTCCAGGTCGGCGCAGAGAACCGTCGCGCCCGCAGCGGCCAGCAGCCGAACGGTAGCCTGCCCCAGGTAGCCCGCTCCGCCAATCACCCAGATGTCTTTTCCGGCCAGACCGAACGTTGTTGCAAATAGATCAGTCATGGGAGGATTTCAGGGATACAGTTTTTCCGCCTTCAGACAAGCTTTCCTGGGCCGCCAGCAGGGTGCGGATGATCGCTTCGGTTTTGTCGAACCCCAGCCGCGGCTTGTTTTTCTCCACGGATCGGATGAATTCAATCAGGTTGTCCCGAAACATGCCAAACCAGTTTTTAACTTCGATCAGCCGCCAGCCCTCTTTCCCAAACAGCGAAATCTGAAACGTCAGGGCAATGTCCATGAACAGGTGCACGGTTGCCTGAAAGCCGTCGGCAAATTCCAGGTGGACCACATCCCCGCCCTCGCGGCCAACGTGCCGCACCGCAACGGGCGTCGGATCGTCCAGGAGCATAAACAAGCCTTCCAGCATGTGAACGCCGTACT
This Larkinella insperata DNA region includes the following protein-coding sequences:
- a CDS encoding Gfo/Idh/MocA family protein; this translates as MDLFNINRRQFLQGATASLALSAFGAQGMDMLHQGKTWRVALIGTGWYGKSDLFRLIQVAPVDVVALCDVDKNMLEAAGKLVSQRQKSGKVPKLYGDYRKLLAENKLDIVLIGTPDHWHALQTIDALKAGAHVYVQKPISVDVMEGEAMVAAARKYNKVVQVGTQRKSTPHLIDAKKNIVDAGLLGKVSHVEMCCYFHMRANGNPPTEPVPAFLDYEMWTGPAPLRPYDGLPHIRWWRTFKEYGNGIMGDMCIHMFDTVRWMLKLGWPQRISSEGGIYVQKEGKSNISDTQSAVFEYPELNCVWQHRTWGTPNNPEYPWSFTLYGDKGTLWASTMAYDFIPQGKGEKIHKDVVYEKEKYPEDNTEERIELNAAPATRLHMLDFLAAIEKNSRPVADIEQGHISTASCILANLSMELKRPMVYDPQKREVVGDKEATAKLAREYRKPWVHPDPKKV
- a CDS encoding 3-keto-disaccharide hydrolase, yielding MRFSLFCTLLGGVMLTGFMARSPQKAVPLFDGKTFRGWEGDTLKTWRIEDGALVGGSLTETVPKNDFLCTTREYANFVLRVKFKLLGTDGFVNTGVQFRSKRLTNPAHEMIGYQADLGDGYWASLYDESRRNKTLIKPDSALIAKILKRNDWNDYEVRAENRRIRLYLNGKQTVDYTEPDQTIPQSGLIGLQIHGGGKALVYYKDLMLEELR
- a CDS encoding ThuA domain-containing protein, producing MRPFLSLSIVGLLSLGSLLTTFFPACTVRSDGVHAAPAPAKKRVVFIAGGCSHGAGEHEHKAGCMLLAKRLKQAVPALETEVFAGWPTTRNAFDQAAAVVIYGDGGDSHMVLKHLESMNDLMKKGVGLVCIHYAVEVPKGMAGNYFLDWIGGYFETYWSVNPVWNAEYRSLPKHAITTGVKPFATNDEWYYHMRFRKNMEGVTPILTTVPPASTLERKDGPHEGNPAVRAEAGQPQHMAWCRERPDGGRGFGITGGHYHRVWADDNVRKLVLNAISWVAKAEVPAGGIDSSKPSPEEMGQNLCPH
- a CDS encoding response regulator; its protein translation is MKKSVLVVEDQSSQRKIIVDALQKAGYSVFQAADVQQAIQLLQQHKPDVLVADMHLPSGDGGEVIREARKLPGPSIAIVAVSIDLAILNQNLTATYAADAYLSKPFHPRELLKIVEELVGIQL
- a CDS encoding GH116 family glycosyl-hydrolase, with amino-acid sequence MTRSCICVLLAFRLAAQLAMAQWQPAPWPVLKHYDKDHLYNIALPLGGIGTGTVSLGGRGELRDWEIMNKPAKGFSTVTVGNNAPFFAINVRPVNGKPMTKALLGPLDPAEYLHYEGRPVNQHGFPRFTDASFEAAYPLGQVNLSDPKMPVRVRIKGFNPFVPGDADASGIPMAVLAYEVTNTGREPLTVSVCGSMRNFIGKDGSQSRKDWKGDVIPLGAKKNQNRYRAGDGFRGIYMFSDSVDRQDPAWGTLALTTNSPSGVSYRTSSRSNDWENAMLDFWDDFSADGQLTEQDKLVDDDPLASLAVQKTIAPGQTQTYSFFITWSFPNRPAWSSFSLQPGQHTVGNYYATQYANAWEVMTKTLPRLPALEQKTLQFVNAFLASTYPDVIKEAALFNLATLRSQTVFRIPSGHLMGWEGIFDENGSCFGSCTHVWNYEQATAFLFADLSQSMRDIEFNHATSNTGKMSFRVMLPLSKAQDWNNAAADGQMGTVLKLYRDWHLSGNPEFLRRNWEPVKRVMSYAWIPGGWDGNQDGVMEGRQHNTMDVDYFGPNPQMGFWYLGALKATAEMATAMKDKALAQKCLDLYRKGSAWMDQHLFNGEYYEHKITDPKTFAFLDWENNPNVAVPDYQLGKGCLVDQLVGQMMAHMLGLGYLAKPENIQKTLQSVMKYNYLDNFSDHFNNMRSYVMGDEAGLLMASWPKGRLKVPFPYFAESMTGFEYTAAVGMLYEGQTENALKCLKSIRDRFDGRKRNPFNEPECGHHYARSMTSWNAVLAWSGFRYSGVTESMALTSRPGTYFWSNGSAWGTCTVAPEGAVNRVSLTVLNGKIRLRQVELQGGGTQRFKQAQEVGEGGKLDFKVL
- a CDS encoding mevalonate kinase family protein gives rise to the protein MIIETRAYARAGLLGNPSDGFFGKTISISVRNFGASISLYESPELNIEPQPQDTNSFRSIYHLRDAVASLGYHGGIPLIKAALKRFCEYCDQHGIRLPNRNFTIRYSTSIPRQVGLSGSSAIVVATFRALMKFYQIDIPLPQLPTLVLKTESEELGITAGLQDRVIQCYEGCVYMNFDREQIERCGHGIYEPVDPRLLPKLYIAYKTSLGKQSGRIHNDVRSRWDKGEELVVRTLQEIADVARQGREALLNNDTSELHALVNQNFDLRTRIYNISESNLEMISAARRIGASASFAGSGGAIVGTYKDDDMLNRLFVEMKQLNARVIKPYVV
- the galU gene encoding UTP--glucose-1-phosphate uridylyltransferase GalU; this translates as MIKKAVIPAAGLGTRFLPATKAQPKEMLPIIDMPTIQYVVQEAVDSGIEDILIITGKGKRSIEDHFDRNYELETRLEEKEDEALLLEMRRLSDMADIHFVRQKELNGLGDAIYYARHHVGNEPFAVLLGDTIMDSVIPVTQQLIDTYDQYRGTVIAVEEVPTDKVNRYGIVGGTTLSDSIMELNNLVEKPAIDAAPSNLAIAGRYILTPDIFAAIEQTPKGKNNEIQLTDAMLLLLKRENIYSHRIEGKRHDIGNKLDFLKTTVEFALKRKEFSAPFLKFLKEIVAEHS
- a CDS encoding SDR family oxidoreductase; this encodes MTDLFATTFGLAGKDIWVIGGAGYLGQATVRLLAAAGATVLCADLEDRAGAFVNASKLTSQVTPATLDIRQGTAIQSFVSEQLATRGVPHGLVNLAFASTGKKLEELTEQDFDEVNHGGLTATFLLARQVGQEMAQLGRGSLVLFSSMYGSVSPDPAAYEAPMNKNPIEYGVGKAGIIQMTRYLAVHWGRQGVRCNCISPGPFPNPAVQQNEPEFVERLARKTPLGRVGQSPEIAGTVAFLLSEAASYVTGQTIAVDGGWTSW